The following coding sequences are from one Sesamum indicum cultivar Zhongzhi No. 13 linkage group LG11, S_indicum_v1.0, whole genome shotgun sequence window:
- the LOC105174552 gene encoding proteoglycan 4-like isoform X1 produces MIKATVDLRPENRDPGVVMREVDEDLAIFLGMGKCEKGRIEDSDEFDGSTGGKPRPDSSSVPNETQQETVKTLSNDGSLNLEIDRRDHDWLLTEGDISLLPSEEVEGQQDSAANQSGISDGESMSLKSEVANTFKESGLDSSAAANGRPFSAGNRKPTHRAATPTRRPALPAKSKPFCASTVTSRATLSSSKPTPAQARASTPSRATSRTIPGCSKTAPRSATPTRTPLTPSTTSTVSASDHPLSGSKTGSIMLKTRGPSRGTYQLVKSRPSKPSQMLSLSHDASQNPKVSMPKRPASASRGRPKTLVATNGKPRQKSCSPAKVHAPSGTLHKLGNYIMSSRSRGYSNGGGDDVNPVLMGTQMVERVVNMRKLAPPKQDECISNDHPKKPSLGNSGFGRSLSKKSLDMAIRHMDIRRSIPDNLRPVATAILSSSVCDIQSGSSKSSTSSTDSSNSNCSNSYFLHGRRADD; encoded by the exons ATGATAAAG GCCACTGTAGATCTTAGGCCAGAGAACAGAGATCCTGGAGTGGTGATGAGAGAAGTAGATGAAGATTTGGCTATTTTCTTGGGGATGGGGAAGTGTGAAAAGGGGAGGATTGAGGACTCTGATGAGTTTGATGGTTCAACCG GTGGAAAGCCAAGACCTGATAGCTCATCGGTGCCAAATGAAACGCAGCAGGAGACTGTTAAGACACTTTCTAATGATGGTTCTCTCAATTTGGAGATTGACAGGAGAGACCATGATTG GCTTCTCACGGAAGGAGACATCTCTTTACTTCCTTCTGAAGAAGTGGAAGGACAACAAGATTCAGCAGCAAATCAGAGTGGAATTTCAGATGGTGAAAGCATGTCTCTGAAATCTGAG GTGGCAAATACATTTAAAGAATCAGGACTAGATTCTTCGGCAGCTGCAAATGGAAGACCTTTTTCAGCAGGGAACCGAAAACCAACTCATCGAGCAGCAACACCCACTAGACGACCAGCCTTGCCTGCAAAATCAAAGCCCTTTTGTGCTTCCACAGTTACCTCAAGAGCCACATTATCTTCTTCTAAACCCACGCCTGCTCAAGCGAGAGCATCGACTCCATCCAGAGCTACATCACGCACGATACCAGGATGTTCAAAGACTGCACCAAGATCTGCTACACCTACACGCACACCACTAACTCCATCGACCACATCAACCGTATCTGCCTCAGATCACCCTTTGTCGGGAAGTAAAACAGGCTCCATAATGTTGAAAACTCGGGGGCCATCACGTGGAACTTATCAATTGGTGAAGTCTAGGCCATCAAAGCCCTCGCAGATGCTCTCTTTGTCTCATGATGCTTCTCAAAATCCAAAGGTATCTATGCCCAAAAGGCCTGCATCTGCATCCAGAGGAAGACCAAAAACTCTTGTGGCTACTAATGGAAAACCAAGGCAAAAATCGTGCTCTCCTGCCAAAGTACATGCCCCTAGTGGTACTCTTCATAAACTTGGGAATTACATAATGTCATCAAGAAGTCGAGGATATAGCAATGGTGGTGGTGATGATGTTAACCCTGTACTGATGGGAACGCAAATGGTTGAAAGAGTTGTGAACATGAGGAAACTAGCTCCACCCAAGCAAGATGAGTGCATTTCTAATGACCATCCCAAGAAACCTTCCCTGGGGAATTCGGGTTTTGGAAGATCACTCTCTAAAAAATCACTAGACATGGCCATAAGGCACATG GATATTAGACGAAGCATTCCTGACAATTTACGCCCGGTGGCAACTGCCATTTTATCTTCTTCTGTCTGTGACATTCAATCTGGATCTTCTAAGAGCAGTACATCAAGCACTGACAGTTCCAACAGCAATTGCAGTAACTCTTATTTCCTCCACGGGAGACGGGCGGATGACTGA
- the LOC105174552 gene encoding proteoglycan 4-like isoform X2, producing the protein MREVDEDLAIFLGMGKCEKGRIEDSDEFDGSTGGKPRPDSSSVPNETQQETVKTLSNDGSLNLEIDRRDHDWLLTEGDISLLPSEEVEGQQDSAANQSGISDGESMSLKSEVANTFKESGLDSSAAANGRPFSAGNRKPTHRAATPTRRPALPAKSKPFCASTVTSRATLSSSKPTPAQARASTPSRATSRTIPGCSKTAPRSATPTRTPLTPSTTSTVSASDHPLSGSKTGSIMLKTRGPSRGTYQLVKSRPSKPSQMLSLSHDASQNPKVSMPKRPASASRGRPKTLVATNGKPRQKSCSPAKVHAPSGTLHKLGNYIMSSRSRGYSNGGGDDVNPVLMGTQMVERVVNMRKLAPPKQDECISNDHPKKPSLGNSGFGRSLSKKSLDMAIRHMDIRRSIPDNLRPVATAILSSSVCDIQSGSSKSSTSSTDSSNSNCSNSYFLHGRRADD; encoded by the exons ATGAGAGAAGTAGATGAAGATTTGGCTATTTTCTTGGGGATGGGGAAGTGTGAAAAGGGGAGGATTGAGGACTCTGATGAGTTTGATGGTTCAACCG GTGGAAAGCCAAGACCTGATAGCTCATCGGTGCCAAATGAAACGCAGCAGGAGACTGTTAAGACACTTTCTAATGATGGTTCTCTCAATTTGGAGATTGACAGGAGAGACCATGATTG GCTTCTCACGGAAGGAGACATCTCTTTACTTCCTTCTGAAGAAGTGGAAGGACAACAAGATTCAGCAGCAAATCAGAGTGGAATTTCAGATGGTGAAAGCATGTCTCTGAAATCTGAG GTGGCAAATACATTTAAAGAATCAGGACTAGATTCTTCGGCAGCTGCAAATGGAAGACCTTTTTCAGCAGGGAACCGAAAACCAACTCATCGAGCAGCAACACCCACTAGACGACCAGCCTTGCCTGCAAAATCAAAGCCCTTTTGTGCTTCCACAGTTACCTCAAGAGCCACATTATCTTCTTCTAAACCCACGCCTGCTCAAGCGAGAGCATCGACTCCATCCAGAGCTACATCACGCACGATACCAGGATGTTCAAAGACTGCACCAAGATCTGCTACACCTACACGCACACCACTAACTCCATCGACCACATCAACCGTATCTGCCTCAGATCACCCTTTGTCGGGAAGTAAAACAGGCTCCATAATGTTGAAAACTCGGGGGCCATCACGTGGAACTTATCAATTGGTGAAGTCTAGGCCATCAAAGCCCTCGCAGATGCTCTCTTTGTCTCATGATGCTTCTCAAAATCCAAAGGTATCTATGCCCAAAAGGCCTGCATCTGCATCCAGAGGAAGACCAAAAACTCTTGTGGCTACTAATGGAAAACCAAGGCAAAAATCGTGCTCTCCTGCCAAAGTACATGCCCCTAGTGGTACTCTTCATAAACTTGGGAATTACATAATGTCATCAAGAAGTCGAGGATATAGCAATGGTGGTGGTGATGATGTTAACCCTGTACTGATGGGAACGCAAATGGTTGAAAGAGTTGTGAACATGAGGAAACTAGCTCCACCCAAGCAAGATGAGTGCATTTCTAATGACCATCCCAAGAAACCTTCCCTGGGGAATTCGGGTTTTGGAAGATCACTCTCTAAAAAATCACTAGACATGGCCATAAGGCACATG GATATTAGACGAAGCATTCCTGACAATTTACGCCCGGTGGCAACTGCCATTTTATCTTCTTCTGTCTGTGACATTCAATCTGGATCTTCTAAGAGCAGTACATCAAGCACTGACAGTTCCAACAGCAATTGCAGTAACTCTTATTTCCTCCACGGGAGACGGGCGGATGACTGA
- the LOC105174728 gene encoding chlorophyll a-b binding protein CP29.1, chloroplastic: MLILRNTQPCNIGRCLLLPSDPFLPSILRPPSLHLQISLSPSPKPPPALHISHTQITPYLTTTISLLSLPHTLAMAAAAAAASSFIGTRLPEVRSGSGRVQARFGFGTKKSPPKKAAPKPTSDRPLWFPGAKAPDYLDGSLVGDYGFDPFGLGKPVEYLQFDLDSLDQNLAKNLAGDIIGTRTESSDVKSTPFQPYSEVFGLQRFRECELIHGRWAMLATLGALSVEWLTGVTWQDAGKVELVEGSSYLGQPLPFSISTLIWIEVLVIGYIEFQRNAELDPEKRIYPGGSYFDPLGLAADPEKKARLQLAEIKHARLAMVAFLGFAVQAAATGKGPLNNWATHLSDPLHTTILDTFGLFS; the protein is encoded by the exons ATGTTGATACTACGGAATACGCAACCTTGCAATATTG GCCGATGCCTCCTCCTACCCTCTGATCCATTTCTTCCCTCTATCCTACGGCCACCATCCCTCCACCTCCAAATATCTCTATCTCCATCACCAAAACCCCCCCCTGCTCTACATATATCCCATACCCAAATTACCCCATACCTCACTACCACAATTTCCCTTCTTTCCCTCCCACACACATTGGCCATGGCAGcagccgccgccgccgcctccTCCTTCATCGGCACTCGTCTCCCCGAGGTCCGTTCCGGGTCGGGTCGCGTCCAGGCCAGGTTTGGATTCGGTACCAAGAAATCTCCTCCCAAGAAAGCCGCACCGAAGCCGACTTCCGACCGCCCATTATGGTTTCCAGGAGCCAAGGCCCCCGACTATCTGGACGGATCCCTCGTTGGAGACTACGGGTTTGACCCATTTGGGTTGGGGAAGCCCGTTGAGTATTTGCAGTTCGACTTGGACTCGCTGGACCAGAACCTGGCGAAGAACTTGGCCGGGGATATCATCGGAACCAGGACCGAGAGCAGCGACGTGAAATCGACTCCATTCCAGCCTTACAGTGAAGTGTTTGGGCTGCAGAGGTTCAGAGAATGCGAGCTCATCCATGGCAGATGGGCAATGCTCGCTACTCTTGGTGCGTTGTCGGTTGAATGGCTCACCGGCGTCACCTGGCAGGATGCTGGAAag GTTGAACTGGTGGAGGGATCATCATATCTTGGGCAACCACTCCCATTTTCCATTAGCACATTGATCTGGATCGAGGTGCTAGTGATCGGGTACATAGAGTTCCAGAGGAACGCAGAACTTGACCCGGAGAAGAGGATCTACCCAGGTGGATCATACTTCGATCCGTTGGGACTGGCAGCGGACCCTGAAAAGAAGGCGAGACTTCAGTTGGCAGAGATAAAGCACGCACGGCTGGCGATGGTGGCGTTCTTGGGGTTTGCAGTGCAGGCAGCGGCCACCGGAAAAGGGCCACTGAACAACTGGGCAACCCACTTGAGCGACCCGCTGCACACAACCATTTTGGACACCTTCGGCCTTTTCTCTTAA